A DNA window from Aspergillus nidulans FGSC A4 chromosome I contains the following coding sequences:
- a CDS encoding protein BEST2 (transcript_id=CADANIAT00007713), whose product MSVITLAQAPTRISYRPGASPEVFRFIKGAIHGAILVQVVLHAIFTAFVVWLDRYVFDTVGLPNSIIPSLSIVVGLMLVFRNQTSYNRFWDGRNGMTTIHTTIRNLVRTILSNAYSTARPPTPAEKHDIERTVRILTAIPFAVKNHLRAEWGAAFETDFGGASASNFAGLGSGLPGLLGSDLRENGTAVYNPVYAGLLPPDLQGYEGEGLGLPFQLSFFVDGFIKRGVERGWFNAPGASQMQAQLNVLMDAFGKMETIKLTPIPVAHLIHQKQVLALYGCVLPFAMVDDMGWWTIPIVSLVIFTLYGIEGIGSQLEDPFGYDRNDIKMDALVGDARMEIEAVLEEWRRVMAVVERERASYGDEGEKEEGFMMPDMFLRPRFSGPSVGHGE is encoded by the exons ATGAGCGTCATCACTCTCGCGCAAGCACCCACCCGCATCTCTTATCGACCCGGCGCAAGCCCAGAAG TATTCCGCTTCATCAAAGGCGCAATTCACGGTGCGATCCTAGTTCAAGTCGTTCTCCACGCCATCTTCACGGCCTTTGTCGTATGGCTTGATCGCTATGTTTTTGATACGGTTGGGTTGCCAAATTCTATA ATCCCATCTCTCTCCATCGTCGTTGGTTTAATGCTCGTCTTCCGCAACCAAACCTCGTACAACCGCTTCTGGGACGGCCGTAACGGCATGACAACTATCCACACCACAATCCGCAATCTCGTCCGTACTATCCTCTCGAACGCCTACAGCACCGCGCGCCCACCAACGCCCGCTGAGAAACACGACATTGAGCGTACTGTCCGCATCCTAACTGCTATCCCATTCGCGGTTAAGAACCACCTCCGCGCGGAATGGGGCGCAGCTTTCGAGACTGATTTTGGCGGCGCCTCTGCCTCTAATTTCGCCGGCCTTGGTAGTGGTCTCCCGGGTTTGTTGGGTAGTGACCTGAGAGAGAACGGGACAGCGGTTTACAACCCCGTTTATGCGGGCTTGTTGCCGCCGGATCTCCAGGGGTATGAGGGAGAGGGACTGGGTCTCCCCTTCCAGCTATCTTTCTTTGTAGATGGATTTATTAAGCGCGGTGTGGAAAGGGGGTGGTTCAACGCGCCTGGAGCAAGCCAGATGCAAGCGCAGCTAAACGTGCTCATGGACGCTTTCGGCAAAATGGAGACGATAAAGCTAACACCCATCCCTGTCGCCCATTTGATTCACCAAAAACAGGTCCTTGCGCTGTATGGATGTGTGCTGCCATTTGCGATGGTCGATGACATGGGGTGGTGGACAATCCCAATTGTTAGCTTGGTGATCTTTACGCTCTATGGGATCGAGGGGATTGGATCCCAGCTTGAAGACCCGTTCGGGTATGACCGGAATGATATCAAGATGGATGCTCTCGTTGGGGATGCGCGGATGGAGATTGAGGCTGTGTTGGAGGAGTGGAGGAGGGTCATGGCGGTTGTGGAGAGGGAGCGCGCTAGTTACGGTGATgaaggggagaaggaggaaggattTATGATGCCAGACATGTTTTTAAGGCCGAGATTTAGCGGACCTAGTGTCGGCCACGGCGAATAG
- a CDS encoding Alb1 domain-containing protein (transcript_id=CADANIAT00007716): MAKARPPSKHSRAARRAASPSLDLDKSLTNLPRAENTPLQRESILADRANAGVSKKQSKPKAKSRAQRLRQQKGMERAEAVMDRHEIKVAKSTKRAKTVKNRRADWSDLNGKVSKFEALAGVDTGDDDAMVDVTAASSKPKTRTAQVTQDLPVDAHAGVDEDDEIT, encoded by the exons ATGGCGAAAGCAAGGC CTCCCTCCAAACACTCGCGGGCTGCCCGCCGGGCAGCATCTCCGAGTCTCGACCTGGACAAGTCTCTGACGAATCTCCCTCGAGCCGAAAACACTCCTTTGCAGCGCGAGTCAATCCTCGCCGATCGTGCCAATGCTGGCGTATCTAAGAAACAGTCGAAACCAAAAGCAAAGTCACGGGCGCAGCGATTACGGCAGCAGAAAGGTATGGAGAGGGCGGAGGCTGTCATGGACCGGCATGAGATCAAGGTGGCTAAGAGCACCAAGCGTGCGAAAACGGTCAAGAATCGCAGG GCTGATTGGAGTGATTTGAACGGGAAAGTGTCCAAGTTTGAAGCCCTCGCCGGAGTAGATACTGGGGACGATGATGCCATGGTCGACGTTACCGCAGCGAGCAGCAAACCCAAAACACGCACCGCACAAGTTACTCAAGATCTCCCGGTAGACGCGCATGCTGGggttgatgaggacgacgagattACCTGA
- a CDS encoding uncharacterized protein (transcript_id=CADANIAT00007714) → MDNLQNISVLAHELSDLELALLICLGGREHCLIEATEGNIHDVAAELALICSHTYGLRYAVVEFSGTTSLEDFHDQVCTHSRSEPGTVADVVIAKNFDYASERIQLEAVELMRSRKLTTSSGVREAPTHFLFVPVIVHDLSQVRPKLNVHLVSLLWQLVMLSNAPRTTLSSYPTFTTLKAALRSTPRREQNGYYNRRACSVPTRHCGLSPPEPRCRRRYICAIQHSVRKTSKTARCYSRH, encoded by the exons ATGGATAACCTTCAAAATATAAGCGTGCTTGCGCATGAGTTATCGGATCTCGAATTGGCCCTGCTCATTTGTTTGGGCGGGCGGGAGCACTGTTTGATTGAAGCTACTGAGGGCAACATCCATGACGTCGCGGCAGAGCTTGCCTTG ATCTGCTCCCATACGTATGGTCTCAGATACGCGGTTGTGGAGTTCTCTGGTACAACTTCTCTCGAGGATTTTCACGATCAAGTTTGTACCCACTCGCGCAGCGAGCCAGGAACTGTAGCGGATGTCGTTATCGCTAAGAACTTCGACTATGCGTCCGAGCGTATACAACTCGAGGCCGTGGAG TTAATGCGGTCGAGAAAGCTTACCACGTCCAGCGGCGTTCGTGAAGCCCCAACGCACTTCCTGTTTGTTCCCGTTATAGTCCACGACTTATCGCAGGTGCGGCCGAAACTCAACGTTCACTTAGTGAGTCTCCTCTGGCAGCTTGTTATGCTGTCTAACGCGCCCAGAACGACACTCTCTTCATATCCCACTTTCACGACTCTGAAGGCGG CTCTTAGAAGCACTCCACGACGCGAGCAAAACGGTTACTACAACCGCAGAGCTTGTTCAGTACCAACAAGACATTGTGGTCTTTCTCCGCCTGAGCCGCGCTGTCGCAGGCGGTATATCTGCGCGATCCAGCATTCAGTTCGCAAAACTAGCAAA ACTGCTCGCTGTTATTCACGGCATTGA
- a CDS encoding EF-hand superfamily Ca2+-modulated protein (transcript_id=CADANIAT00007718): MPPKKRSAPTGSSSGPKKARQSKLAKENNISGEEENEIKEVFNIFSEANEEFPDEKDGVIAREDVRKALVYVAPYSTNVKVGGQGWLTRMVGRALGLAPSSSEELQSILSAVDPTFTGYVPYAPFLSVAAAKLRSRSDDAMSAEVDSAFQLFTQGTDGPITMGHLRRIARELKEDLDDALLRDMILEANGGVGVDAGVSLEQFHEIMQRAGVF, translated from the exons ATG CCGCCAAAGAAGCGTTCCGCACCGACCGGATCGTCGTCGGGCCCGAAGAAAGCGCGGCAATCCAAACTCGCCAAGGAGAACAATATTagcggggaagaggagaatgagaTAAAGGAGGTGTTTAATATCTTTTCAGAGGCGAATGAAGAATTTCCTGATGAGAAGGATGGTGTTATCGCGCGAGAGGACGTACGGAAAGCTCTTGTGTATGTCGCTCCCTATTCCACAAACGTCAAGGTGGGCGGACAGGGGTGGCTAACGAGGATGGTTGGCAGAGCTCTAGGCCTTgcaccctcctcatcagaagAACTCCAATCAATTCTGTCGGCCGTCGACCCTACATTCACAGGATACGTCCCCTACGCGCCCTTTCTATCTGTTGCGGCGGCGAAACTGCGATCGCGATCCGATGATGCTATGTCCGCAGAGGTGGATTCTGCCTTTCAGCTGTTCACGCAGGGGACCGACGGTCCAATTACGATGGGTCATTTGAGGCGGATTGCGCGTGAGCTGAAGGAGGATTTGGACGACGCGCTGCTGAGGGATATGATTCTGGAGGCAAATGGGGGTGTGGGGGTCGATGCTGGGGTGTCGTTAGAGCAGTTCCATGAGATCATGCAACGGGCTGGAGTCTTCTAG
- a CDS encoding ubiquitin-specific protease UBP1 (transcript_id=CADANIAT00007717) yields MNARREGIDFLTQSYYSDRNSHNDSFWHHLQDNASLTYVLVTTVSVLFFLNHFRSIPASFARASWDIAVYLTPSRIIAILDSKSTNSSDEPSAEMTLQAKSEAMQRILGLNHATFPSFFPRARALSGLSNALLGSKDTIPPGLGNWDNSCYQNSIIQGLASLPSLAEFLERNISSLGGKISLSTHEALKEIIDRLNSADNHGQRLWAPPDLKSMSSWQQQDAQEYFSKVVDQLDHEVQQATRRRTRNLGLKMAGPQEHVIGTTAAQSDGPMHPGRLENQSFRNPLEGLLAQRVGCAGYEYDVRDCLDHYMNLEQIEGVECAKCTLLRARDQLRNLMQQIEDDEKLVEAKERTKVSDALKSSAEQRLQAVEEALEEADFTEKTLSKKCHIPSKNRVTTTKSRQAVIARPPGCLAIHINRSVFDEHTGLLRKNYAAVKFPRVLDLGEWCLGGSYDEAIKQKVENWGTDPRVSMLHPPGAARDGDRRYELRAVVTHYGRHENGHYICYRKHPVEVFPAQVPEAVLEADGEKERSERWYRLSDEDVQMVSEENVMTQGGAFMLFYEATETPAPGARLDTNGRNPISSFSPSQEDMSSNMSTTTDRSTMYDTSRATSVSAEGEQASEKGQMLEVD; encoded by the exons ATGAATGCTCGTCGAGAGGGGATTGATTTCCTCACTCAGAGTTACTACTCAGATAGAAACAGCCATAATGACAGCTTCTGGCACCACTTGCAAGATAACGCCTCCTTGACATACGTCCTTGTCACAACAGTATCTgtgctttttttcttgaaCCACTTCAGATCAATTCCTGCTTCATTTGCCAGAGCCTCGTGGGACATTGCCGTCTACTTAACTCCCTCCCGCATCATCGCCATTCTCGATTCGAAGTCGACGAATAGTTCGGACGAACCTTCGGCGGAGATGACACTCCAAGCTAAAAGTGAGGCGATGCAGCGCATCCTCGGACTCAACCATGCTACGTTTCCGTCGTTTTTCCCTCGAGCTAGGGCTCTCTCTGGGCTCAGCAACGCCCTGTTGGGAAGCAAAGACACTATCCCTCCAGGTCTAGGAAACTGGGATAATTCGTGCTACCAGAACAGTATAATTCAGGGTTTAGCATCGCTGCCCTCGCTTGCGGAGTTCTTGGAGCGGAATATTAGTTCACTCGGTGGAAAAATCTCTTTATCGACCCATGAAGCTCTCAAAGAAATCATTGATCGGTTGAATAGTGCAGATAATCATGGACAAAGGCTTTGGGCACCACCCGACTTGAAGTCAATGAGCAgttggcagcagcaggatgcGCAGGAATATTTCTCGAAAGTTGTCGATCAGTTGGATCATGAAGTACAGCAAGCTACACGACGACGGACTCGAAACTTGgggttgaagatggcagGACCGCAGGAACATGTTATTggaacaacagcagcacaaTCTGATGGTCCGATGCACCCTGGACGTCTAGAAAACCAATCTTTCCGCAATCCTCTAGAAGGTCTTCTTGCGCAAAGGGTAGGAT GCGCTGGCTATGAATATGATGTTCGTGATTGTTTGGACCATTATATGAATCTTGAGCAGATTGAAGGTGTGGAATGCGCCAAGTGCACACTGCTCCGCGCCCGAGACCAACTTCGCAACTTGATGCAGCAAatcgaagacgatgaaaagcTAGTAGAGGCTAAGGAGCGGACAAAAGTCTCAGACGCACTCAAATCATCGGCTGAGCAGAGGCTACaggctgttgaagaagctttAGAGGAAGCTGACTTTACAGAGAAAACTCTGTCGAAAAAATGCCACATTCCATCTAAAAATAGGGTTACGACGACGAAGTCAAGGCAAGCCGTCATCGCCAGGCCACCAGGCTGCCTGGCAATCCACATCAATCGAAGCGTGTTCGATGAGCACACCGGCCTGTTACGAAAGAACTACGCAGCAGTCAAATTTCCTAGGGTCCTTGACTTGGGCGAATGGTGCTTGGGAGGGAGCTATGACGAAGCGATCAAGCAGAAGGTTGAAAATTGGGGCACTGATCCTCGGGTTTCGATGCTACACCCGCCAGGCGCGGCGAGGGATGGCGATCGCCGTTATGAATTGCGCGCGGTAGTCACTCACTATGGTCGTCACGAGAACGGCCACTATATATGCTATAGAAAGCACCCAGTTGAAGTATTCCCAGCTCAAGTACCGGAAGCAGTTCTAGAAGCGGATGGTGAGAAAGAAAGGTCTGAGCGTTGGTACAGACTGAGCGACGAAGACGTCCAGATGGTCAGCGAGGAGAACGTGATGACCCAGGGAGGGGCATTTATGCTATTCTACGAGGCCACCGAGACACCAGCTCCCGGAGCCAGATTAGATACCAATGGCCGAAATCCGATATCGAGCTTCTCCCCCTCCCAAGAAGATATGTCCTCTAATATGTCCACGACTACGGATCGTTCAACAATGTACGACACATCCCGCGCTACTAGCGTATCGGCCGAGGGGGAGCAAGCCAGCGAGAAGGGTCAGATGTTAGAAGTCGATTGA
- the vp16 gene encoding tethering complex subunit VPS16 (transcript_id=CADANIAT00007715), whose translation MAPSNPLANWERLGSSFYRKVPLYHSVFGEDVELENYIVAGAPYGGAIALYRDESKPLRFRDAQTGKSNIDIYSRSGKLINRLNWEHGTIRGLGWSDQEELLVITEDGTVRRYFGLYGDFTSFSLGNGAEEYGVRACRFWNSGFVALLANNQLIAVSSYNEPRPRLLAQCPEGEVASWSLIPPAYTLSRSVEVLLAVDKTIYLVDPTEAEDKVLQNGPFKHASVSPTGQFVALLTAEGKVWVVSSDFQSKYSEYDPDSRVTPRAVEWCGNDAVVIAWEDEVHLIGPNGAAARYWYDGTVHVLPEFDGVGLLTNDTYEFLHKVSDVTETIFRLGSTSPASVLLDSIDLLEKKSPKADDNIQRIKPSLPEAVDMCVKASGLEFDAYWQKRLLKAASFGKSVLDLYNSDEFVEMTEKLRVLQAVRDFQIGLAVSYDQYMRLTSEKLIERLVNRRNYLLAIRISEYLQLPADKIYVHWGSSKVKVSTVDDEAVCKLIVQRLDGKPGISFEAIAQAAYDEGRSHLATQLLNHEPRAGKQVPLLLNMEEDEIALDKALQSGDDDLVNYVLLHLKSKLPIASFFRMINTRPMASALVETTAREEDPELLKDLFYQDDRPLDGSNVLLSDALKESDLPRKQEKLLLASRLLSDSKDPTLVLHRNLLNESSQLLKTQEALDKDLAERSEFLGLSLNETVYRLIRSGYGRRAQKIQSDFKMPERTYWWLRLRALVAKRDWGELEEIGKIKKSPIGWEPFYNEILGAGNTKLASVFVPKCTNLPAEERIEMWVKCGMIVKAGEEAFKAKDINTLELLQAKASGPSAVEIGRMINQLRPKK comes from the exons ATGGCGCCGTCTAATCCTCTAGCTAACTGGGAAAGGCTCGGGTCTAGCTTCTACCGAAAAGTCCCTTTATACCACTCGGTATTCggtgaggatgttgagctggagaattaCATTGTTGCCGGCGCTCCGTACGGAGGGGCTATTG CTCTGTATCGAGATGAGAGTAAACCTCTAAGGTTTCGCGACGCTCAGACCGGCAAGTCGAACATTGATATTTACTCTCGGTCCGGGAAGTTGATCAACCGGCTTAAT TGGGAGCATGGGACGATAAGGGGGCTCGGATGGTCTGATCAAGAGGAACTGCTGGTGATCACAGAAGACGGTACTGTTCGGCGCTACTTTGGTTTGTACGGTGACTTCACCTCGTTTTCTCTCGGGAAC GGAGCAGAGGAATATGGAGTTAGGGCGTGCCGATTCTGGAACTCCGGCTTTGTTGCCTTGCTGGCTAATAACCAGCTGATTGCTGTTTCCAGCTATAACGAGCCACGACCAAGGCTCCTAGCACAATGTCCGGAAGGAGAGGTTGCTTCGTGGTCTCTCATTCCACCAGCTTATACGTTATCCCGCTCTGTTGaggttcttcttgctgttgaTAAGACGATCTACCTCGTCGATCCTACGGAGGCTGAGGATAAAGTGCTCCAAAATGGACCTTTTAAGCATGCGAGCGTGTCGCCCACGGGCCAATTTGTTGCTCTTTTGACAGCTGAAGGGAAGGTCTGGGTGGTGAGCAGCGACTTCCAAAGCAAGTACAGTGAGTACGACCCGGACTCGCGGGTCACTCCCCGAGCTGTGGAATGGTGTGGCAACGATGCCGTTGTTATTGCTTGGGAAGATGAGGTTCACCTTATAGGGCCTAATGGTGCAGCTGCACG GTATTGGTACGACGGGACTGTTCACGTGTTGCCGGAATTTGACGGCGTTGGCCTACTCACTAACGATACATACGAGTTTTTGCACAAAGTATCAG atgttACTGAGACTATTTTTCGTCTTGGGTCAACATCGCCGGCGTCAGTCCTGTTAGACTCTATCGACctcctggagaagaagtctCCCAAAGCAGATGATAATATCCAACGGATCAAACCGAGCCTACCAGAAGCTGTTGATATGTGTGTTAAGGCATCTGGCTTAGAATTCGACGCTTACTGGCAGAAGCGACTGCTGAAAGCAGCGTCCTTTGGAAAATCAGTTCTTGACTTGTACAACAGCGACGAATTTGTCGAGATGACCGAGAAATTACGGGTTCTGCAGGCCGTGAGAGACTTCCAAATAGGACTCGCTGTTTCATATGACCAGTATATGCGCCTGACATCGGAGAAGCTAATTGAGCGTCTCGTGAACAGAAGGAACTATCTACTTGCTATCCGGATATCAGAATACCTCCAGCTACCTGCTGACAAAATATACGTCCACTGGGGAAGCTCGAAGGTCAAGGTTTCTACAGTCGACGACGAAGCTGTCTGCAAGCTCATTGTGCAAAGACTTGACGGAAAGCCAGGGATATCCTTCGAGGCCATCGCACAAGCGGCTTACGATGAAGGCCGCTCACACCTCGCAACCCAGCTTCTAAACCACGAACCGCGGGCCGGTAAGCAGGTTCCGTTGCTTCTGAAtatggaagaggatgagatcgCACTGGACAAAGCTCTACAGAGCGGAGATGACGATCTTGTTAACTacgttcttcttcatttgaAGAGCAAACTTCCTATcgcaagcttcttcaggatgATCAATACACGGCCAATGGCGTCTGCACTTGTGGAAACAACCGCTCGGGAGGAAGATCCCGAGTTGCTAAAAGATCTGTTTTACCAGGATGATCGACCCTTGGACGGGTCAAATGTGCTTCTTTCGGATGCCCTGAAAGAGAGCGACTTGCCGCGCAAACAAGAAAAGCTTCTACTCGCTTCTCGACTACTTTCGGACTCTAAAGACCCGACATTGGTATTACATCGGAACCTGTTAAATGAGTCGTCACAATTACTTAAAACACAGGAAGCTCTGGACAAAGACCTGGCGGAACGATCTGAATTCCTTGGCCTGAGCTTGAATGAGACTGTCTACAGGCTGATCAGATCAGGGTACGGTAGGCGAGCACAAAAGATCCAAAGCGACTTTAAAATGCCAGAGAGGACGTATTGGTGGTTGAGACTACGAGCGCTAGTAGCGAAGCGTGACTGgggagagctggaagagattgGCAAGATCAAGAAGTCACCAATAGGATGGGAG CCTTTCTATAACGAAATTTTAGGAGCTGGAAACACAAAGCTGGCTTCCGTCTTCGTCCCAAAATGCACCAATCTACCCGCGGAGGAAAGAATTGAGATGTGGGTGAAATGCGGAATGATTGTaaaggctggagaggagGCCTTCAAGGCAAAAGATATCAATACccttgagcttctccaagccaaggCCTCGGGGCCGTCTGCCGTCGAGATAGGCCGGATGATTAACCAGCTACGGCCGAAGAAATGA
- a CDS encoding FHA domain protein (transcript_id=CADANIAT00007712), producing the protein MMAASVSTSTSISNPLHQADSRLGPFRRLSQLRAYTQTHFSAPHSSSTSSNPSTSNPQQRPRRHSISGRRLSWFSPHNTTRTDSAQPTAADPSPCPDPRAEPSRPNRYSAILFPSSRGLDIDSRSDTQPSDSSISNSSSESSGRPTTEAMGRLRTASESHQNSRSDQSSSAPASTSIHNSALDSPDPVITSNSASSGSSGSKSKRGATIRFFPHQDPSQSSRPSLPFIPISRTLPSDTCNIRVGRYSERDGLPQPNPSEPSDAPVGFKSKVVSRKHCEFIYQNGQWHIKDVGSSSGTFLNHMRLSQPGMPSRLYTIKDGDIVQLGIDFRGGEEMIFRCVRIRVECNRSWQQQPNEFNKNTESLIRNLGKGDTADYSGCRECSICLGSVLCPNCRAYTDLSAEVDDSNDYEAESSNQRTSDSKEGAANEVRSTTCSPQPGTSRTSSASPASEDGQTPELPADNLAANVESMHLTDEHPPRPAPETITSAPNSNINVSDLQPLTQSPTAVPSRHEELRVDTPMRSESSDENPLTPRNDSGPLAFDGRASMSESRPL; encoded by the exons CGCCTGAGCCAACTGCGTGCCTATACCCAAACTCATTTTTCCGCTCCCCACTCTTCGTCCACATCCTCGAATCCTTCAACATCCAACCCGCAACAGCGCCCTCGTCGCCACAGTATTAGCGGTCGTCGACTGTCTTGGTTCTCCCCTCACAATACGACGCGCACTGACTCCGCTCAACCGACGGCTGCGGATCCAAGCCCATGTCCCGACCCCCGTGCTGAACCTTCCAGACCGAATCGATACAGCGCGATATTATTCCCAAGCTCCCGTGGTCTCGACATAGACTCGCGATCTGATACTCAACCTTCCGATTCCTCGATTTCAAATTCCTCGTCAGAATCTTCAGGGCGACCGACAACTGAAGCCATGGGCAGGCTGAGGACAGCGTCCGAATCCCATCAAAATTCTCGAAGTGACCAATCGTCCAGTGCACCAGCGTCAACTAGTATTCATAACTCAGCGCTCGATTCGCCGGATCCAGTCATTACCTCTAATAGCGCTTCGTCCGGGTCATCGGGGTCAAAGTCGAAAAGGGGTGCAACGATTCGATTCTTCCCTCATCAAGACCCGAGTCAAAGCTCGCGCCCGTCCTTACCCTTTATCCCTATCTCGCGAACTCTTCCATCCGATACCTGCAACATTCGCGTCGGTCGATATTCTGAGCGAGATGGTCTCCCACAGCCCAATCCCAGCGAGCCATCGGATGCGCCTGTTGGATTCAAGTCAAAAGTCGTGAGCCGGAAACATTGTGAATTCATATACCAAAATGGCCAGTGGCATATCAAGGATGTCGGAAGTTCATCCGGGACCTTTTTAAACCATATGAGGCTAAGCCAGCCCGGCATGCCGTCTCGGTTGTACACCATCAAGGATGGGGACATTGTGCAGCTCGGAATCGACTTccgcggaggagaagaaatgATATTTCGCTGTGTTCGCATCAGGGTTGAGTGCAACCGGTcctggcagcagcagccgaaCGAATTCAA CAAAAACACGGAAAGTCTTATTAGAAACCTGGGGAAGGGTGACACCGCTGATTATTCTGGATGTCGGGAATGTTCTATTTGTCTAGGATCGGTCTTG TGCCCGAATTGTCGTGCCTATACCGACCTCAGTGCTGAGGTTGACGACTCGAATGATTATGAGGCTGAGAGCTCGAACCAGCGGACATCGGATAGCAAGGAAGGGGCTGCAAATGAAGTACGGTCTACGACATGCTCCCCTCAACCGGGAACTAGCCGtacctccagcgcctcgccTGCTAGTGAGGATGGTCAGACGCCCGAATTACCCGCCGACAACCTTGCTGCCAATGTTGAGAGCATGCATCTCACCGATGAGCATCCGCCACGACCGGCTCCAGAGACCATAACATCTGCGCCGAACTCCAACATTAATGTCTCTGACTTGCAGCCACTGACTCAGTCCCCTACTGCGGTTCCGTCAAGACACGAAGAACTACGGGTGGACACCCCTATGCGCTCAGAATCCTCAGACGAAAACCCGTTGACCCCCAGAAACGATTCTGGTCCTCTGGCGTTCGATGGTCGAGCCTCAATGTCAGAATCTCGTCCGCTTTAA